The proteins below are encoded in one region of Micromonospora pisi:
- a CDS encoding TetR/AcrR family transcriptional regulator, with product MAAGRPYHHGDLQRALLAAAVEAIGESGPTALSLRDLARRAGVSHAAPTHHFGDKAGLLTVLATHGFHLLADDLARVRKETGSLLEIGVGYVRFAVEHRAHFEVMFRPELYRRDDPLLLAAKKRATDELQAGVATLAEPPEEGQDARRAGLAAWSIVHGFATLWLSGALPPDVGDDPTSASRTIIGRLFESS from the coding sequence ATTGCGGCGGGGCGGCCGTACCACCACGGGGACCTGCAACGCGCGTTGCTGGCGGCGGCGGTCGAGGCCATCGGTGAGTCCGGGCCGACCGCGCTGAGCCTGCGCGACCTTGCCCGCCGCGCCGGGGTCTCGCACGCCGCGCCGACCCACCACTTCGGCGACAAGGCCGGGCTGCTCACCGTGCTCGCCACTCACGGCTTCCACCTGCTCGCCGACGACTTGGCCCGGGTACGGAAGGAGACCGGCAGCCTGCTCGAAATCGGTGTGGGCTACGTCCGGTTCGCCGTTGAGCACCGGGCGCACTTCGAGGTGATGTTCCGCCCCGAGTTGTACCGCCGGGACGATCCGCTGCTGCTCGCCGCGAAGAAGCGTGCAACCGACGAACTCCAGGCAGGTGTGGCCACTCTCGCCGAGCCACCCGAGGAGGGACAGGACGCCCGCCGTGCCGGACTGGCCGCCTGGTCGATCGTGCACGGCTTCGCCACGCTCTGGCTCAGCGGCGCGCTGCCGCCCGACGTGGGTGACGATCCGACGTCGGCCAGCCGGACGATCATCGGCCGACTGTTCGAGAGCAGCTGA
- the thrS gene encoding threonine--tRNA ligase, whose translation MVDHRRLGRELELFHADPLSGAGLPIWLPAGAAARHAIEEYVRELERRAGYQHVYSPPLGKRELFERSGHLPYFADDMFPPMKISEDDEFVLRPALCPHHCLVFGARGRSYRELPLRIGELGGMYRSERSGVLGGLSRVRAIWLNDAHNFCTLEQVGAEVAEILELIRTAHAALGVRPAGFRLSLRGPGEKYVGDEQEWNRAENLLREALDAAGQPYVEAAGEAAFYGPKIDIQTQDPAGRESTISTIQLDFDKAARFDLSYMDSNGQARRPVIVHRSLVGSMERLFAYLIEVHEGGFPLWYAPVQLEVLPVGPEQHDVAAAFARTAVEAGLRAELAPDGSLGARVRAAARRRVPYAAVIGAREAAEGQVSLRLRDGRALDPMPAPSALALLTESVAAHSVQLLPAV comes from the coding sequence ATGGTCGACCACCGCAGGTTGGGCCGCGAACTGGAGCTGTTCCACGCCGACCCCCTCTCCGGCGCGGGCCTGCCGATCTGGCTGCCGGCCGGCGCCGCCGCCCGGCACGCGATCGAGGAGTACGTCCGGGAACTGGAGCGGCGCGCCGGATACCAGCACGTCTACTCCCCGCCGCTGGGCAAACGGGAGCTGTTCGAACGATCGGGACATCTTCCCTACTTCGCCGACGACATGTTCCCGCCGATGAAAATCTCCGAAGACGACGAGTTCGTGCTCCGGCCAGCGCTCTGCCCACACCACTGCCTGGTCTTCGGAGCGCGGGGCCGGTCCTACCGGGAACTGCCGCTGCGCATCGGCGAACTCGGCGGGATGTACCGGTCGGAGCGCTCCGGGGTGCTCGGCGGGCTCAGCCGGGTACGCGCGATCTGGCTCAACGACGCGCACAACTTCTGCACCCTGGAACAGGTCGGTGCGGAGGTGGCCGAAATACTCGAGCTGATCCGGACCGCGCACGCCGCGCTCGGCGTACGGCCAGCCGGGTTCCGGCTCTCCCTACGCGGACCGGGAGAGAAGTACGTCGGCGACGAACAAGAGTGGAACCGGGCCGAGAACCTGCTCCGGGAGGCGCTCGACGCGGCTGGGCAACCGTACGTCGAGGCGGCCGGCGAGGCGGCCTTCTACGGGCCGAAAATCGACATTCAGACCCAGGACCCGGCCGGTCGCGAGTCCACCATCTCCACCATCCAGCTCGACTTCGACAAGGCCGCCAGGTTCGACCTTTCGTACATGGACTCCAACGGGCAGGCCCGCCGCCCGGTGATCGTGCACCGGAGCCTGGTCGGCAGCATGGAACGGCTCTTCGCGTACCTGATCGAGGTGCACGAGGGGGGGTTCCCACTCTGGTACGCCCCCGTGCAACTGGAGGTGCTGCCGGTCGGCCCGGAGCAGCACGACGTCGCGGCGGCGTTCGCCCGGACCGCCGTCGAGGCCGGGCTGCGGGCCGAACTCGCCCCGGACGGGTCACTGGGCGCCCGGGTACGCGCGGCGGCCCGCCGCCGGGTGCCGTACGCGGCGGTGATCGGGGCCCGGGAGGCGGCCGAGGGACAGGTGTCGCTGCGCCTGCGGGACGGGCGAGCCCTGGACCCGATGCCCGCCCCCAGTGCGTTGGCCCTGCTCACCGAATCGGTGGCGGCCCACTCCGTCCAACTCCTCCCTGCTGTGTAA
- a CDS encoding transglutaminase family protein — MSVDSWRLKIIHRTGFSYAGKVASSYNEARMSPRNETRQAVLDARVEVWPSARTYRYEDYWGTSVTAFDVHSPHEALQVTAASTVETLPAGDLLPPGGGATWADLGRPEHVDRWHELLLPTPRTALDEELTALAEIARAGHSTPHATALALCEQIREEVAYTAGATGVQTDAVQAWRQRKGVCQDHSHLLVGLLRAAGIPARYVSGYLHPSPSASIGEAVTGQSHAWVEWWVGRWTGFDPTNGIPVGERHVVVGRGREYGDVPPLKGVYSGPENTGQGVEVTITRLR; from the coding sequence GTGAGCGTCGACAGCTGGCGGTTGAAGATCATCCACCGGACCGGGTTCAGCTACGCCGGCAAGGTCGCGTCCTCGTACAACGAGGCCCGGATGTCGCCCCGGAACGAAACCCGCCAGGCGGTGCTGGACGCCCGGGTGGAGGTGTGGCCCTCCGCCCGCACCTACCGTTACGAGGACTACTGGGGCACCTCGGTCACCGCCTTCGACGTACACAGTCCGCACGAGGCACTCCAGGTCACCGCCGCGTCGACCGTGGAGACCCTGCCCGCCGGCGACCTGCTCCCACCCGGCGGCGGCGCGACCTGGGCCGACCTGGGCCGGCCCGAACACGTCGACCGGTGGCACGAACTGCTGCTGCCGACCCCGCGTACGGCGCTGGACGAGGAGCTGACCGCACTGGCCGAGATCGCCCGCGCCGGCCACTCCACCCCGCACGCGACCGCGCTCGCGCTCTGCGAGCAGATCCGCGAGGAGGTTGCGTACACGGCCGGCGCCACCGGCGTACAAACCGACGCGGTGCAGGCCTGGCGCCAGCGCAAAGGTGTCTGCCAGGACCACAGCCACCTCCTGGTAGGGCTGCTCCGGGCCGCCGGCATACCCGCCCGCTACGTCTCCGGCTATCTGCACCCGTCGCCCTCGGCCAGCATCGGCGAGGCCGTCACCGGCCAGAGCCACGCCTGGGTGGAGTGGTGGGTGGGCCGCTGGACGGGCTTCGACCCCACCAACGGCATTCCGGTCGGCGAGCGGCACGTGGTGGTCGGCCGAGGACGCGAGTACGGCGACGTACCCCCGCTCAAAGGTGTCTACTCCGGCCCGGAAAACACCGGCCAGGGCGTAGAGGTCACCATCACCCGCCTCCGCTGA
- a CDS encoding alpha-E domain-containing protein, which produces MLSRIAESLYWIGRYVERAEDTARILDVHLHRMLADPWSDEETACRSLLAVMGVPPPEQPVSAARVVGLLGLDEGSHSSVVGALAAARENARGARETISADMWEGLNATWHGLPDARRRVEQQGVHAFFRWVRERCAVLAGLADATMSRDEGWLFMVLGRSVERVDMTARLLSTHVRAGGSIPSWLTLLRSCGAWETFLRTYRGSLDDRYAAEFLLLDRLFPRSVFAALSAAEACLTELEPAGGPGQPGRVGVSTEAQRIVGRARTNLEFRGADELLTDFPAVLASLERTCSQVNEAVSGRYFRQTSAVAWMPEAVA; this is translated from the coding sequence GTGCTGAGCCGGATCGCGGAATCGCTCTACTGGATCGGCCGGTACGTCGAGCGAGCCGAGGACACCGCCCGCATCCTCGACGTACACCTGCACCGGATGCTCGCCGACCCCTGGTCCGACGAGGAGACCGCCTGCCGCTCACTGCTCGCCGTGATGGGCGTACCACCACCGGAGCAGCCCGTCTCCGCGGCCCGGGTGGTCGGCCTGCTCGGCCTCGACGAGGGGAGCCACAGTTCGGTGGTGGGCGCGCTCGCCGCCGCGCGGGAGAACGCGCGGGGAGCCAGGGAGACCATCTCCGCAGACATGTGGGAGGGGCTCAACGCCACCTGGCACGGCCTGCCGGACGCCCGTCGGCGGGTCGAGCAGCAGGGTGTGCACGCCTTCTTCCGCTGGGTACGCGAGCGTTGCGCGGTCCTCGCCGGACTCGCCGACGCCACCATGAGTCGGGACGAGGGCTGGCTCTTCATGGTCCTCGGCCGCAGTGTGGAACGGGTCGACATGACCGCCCGGCTGCTCTCCACCCACGTACGGGCCGGCGGCAGCATTCCGTCCTGGCTGACCCTGTTGCGCTCGTGCGGTGCCTGGGAGACCTTCCTGCGCACCTATCGGGGCTCGCTCGACGACCGGTACGCCGCCGAGTTCCTCCTGCTCGACCGGCTCTTTCCCCGGTCGGTCTTTGCCGCGCTCTCCGCCGCCGAGGCATGTCTCACCGAGCTCGAACCGGCCGGCGGACCAGGGCAGCCGGGCCGTGTCGGGGTCAGCACCGAGGCACAGCGGATCGTCGGCCGGGCCCGGACCAATCTCGAGTTCCGAGGAGCCGACGAACTCCTGACCGACTTCCCCGCGGTGCTGGCCAGCCTGGAACGCACCTGTTCCCAGGTGAACGAGGCGGTCTCCGGCCGCTACTTCCGGCAGACCTCGGCGGTCGCCTGGATGCCGGAGGCAGTGGCGTGA
- a CDS encoding circularly permuted type 2 ATP-grasp protein: protein MADLFEDYRLGPGWDEMFGEPGMPRETYEALHATLQPLSSVELGIRAEVLARAFLDQGITFALKGIERPFPLDIVPRIIAADQWRVVEAGVAQRVRTLEAFLADIYGAGQVLADGVVPRRIVVTSAHFHREAAGVNPHNGVRIHVAGVDLIRDEQGTFRVLEDNVRVPSGVSYVMENRRAMAHVLPEVFAATRILPVESYPGQLLRALRAAAPVGVSDPTVVVLTPGVHNSAYFEHALLAREMGVELVEGRDLVCVGNEVAMRTTAGEQRVDVIYRRIDDEFLDPVHFRADSVIGVAGLLNAARAGRVTIANAVGNGVADDKLLYTYVPELIRYYLDEEPILPNVETYRLEDPDVLAHVLERLDQLVLKPVDGSGGAGIVIGSQAGDEELAQLAERIRHDPRGWIAQREVALSMVPTLVGNRLRARHVDLRPFAVNDGERVSVLPGGLTRVALPEGALVVNSSQGGGSKDTWILADAPAAAITVTDPPAPPEAPRLVNLPPGTSAPAPRSPDPGPDSGPVAVQQQQQQQSSRIDGPLDRGPSC from the coding sequence ATGGCGGACTTGTTCGAGGACTACCGCCTCGGCCCCGGGTGGGACGAGATGTTCGGCGAGCCGGGCATGCCGCGGGAGACGTACGAAGCGCTGCATGCCACCCTGCAACCACTGTCCAGTGTCGAACTGGGAATCCGGGCCGAAGTTCTCGCCAGGGCCTTCCTCGACCAGGGGATCACGTTCGCGCTCAAGGGCATCGAACGGCCGTTCCCGCTCGACATCGTGCCGCGGATCATCGCCGCCGACCAGTGGCGGGTGGTCGAGGCCGGAGTGGCCCAGCGGGTCCGCACCCTGGAGGCGTTCCTCGCCGACATCTACGGCGCCGGCCAGGTGCTCGCCGACGGGGTGGTACCGCGCCGGATCGTCGTCACCAGCGCGCACTTCCACCGCGAGGCGGCCGGGGTCAACCCGCACAACGGCGTACGGATCCACGTCGCCGGGGTCGACCTGATCCGCGACGAGCAGGGCACCTTCCGGGTGCTGGAGGACAACGTACGGGTCCCTTCCGGAGTGAGCTACGTGATGGAGAACCGCCGGGCGATGGCGCACGTACTGCCCGAGGTCTTCGCCGCCACCAGGATCCTGCCGGTCGAGTCGTACCCGGGGCAGTTGCTGCGCGCCCTGCGCGCCGCCGCACCGGTCGGGGTCAGCGACCCGACGGTGGTGGTGCTCACCCCCGGGGTGCACAACTCCGCCTACTTCGAGCACGCCCTGCTCGCCCGGGAGATGGGCGTCGAGCTGGTCGAGGGCCGGGACCTGGTCTGCGTGGGCAACGAAGTGGCGATGCGGACCACCGCGGGCGAACAGCGGGTGGACGTGATCTACCGGCGGATCGACGACGAGTTCCTCGACCCGGTGCACTTCCGGGCCGACTCGGTGATCGGTGTGGCCGGGCTACTCAACGCCGCACGGGCCGGTCGGGTCACCATCGCCAACGCGGTCGGCAACGGCGTCGCCGACGACAAGCTGCTCTACACGTACGTCCCGGAACTGATCCGCTACTACCTGGACGAGGAGCCGATCCTGCCGAACGTGGAGACCTACCGGCTGGAGGACCCCGACGTCCTGGCCCACGTGCTGGAACGGCTCGACCAACTGGTGCTGAAACCGGTCGACGGTTCCGGCGGTGCGGGCATCGTGATCGGCTCCCAGGCCGGTGACGAGGAACTGGCCCAACTGGCGGAGCGGATACGCCACGACCCGCGCGGCTGGATCGCCCAGCGGGAGGTCGCCCTCTCCATGGTGCCGACGCTGGTCGGCAACCGGCTTCGGGCCCGGCACGTCGACCTGCGGCCGTTCGCGGTCAACGACGGCGAACGGGTCTCGGTGCTGCCCGGCGGGCTGACCCGGGTCGCACTGCCGGAAGGCGCCCTGGTGGTCAACTCCAGTCAGGGAGGCGGTTCGAAGGACACCTGGATACTTGCCGACGCGCCGGCCGCCGCGATCACCGTCACCGACCCACCGGCGCCGCCCGAGGCACCCCGGCTCGTGAACCTCCCGCCCGGGACCAGCGCCCCTGCGCCGCGCAGCCCCGATCCGGGTCCCGACTCCGGGCCGGTCGCCGTCCAGCAGCAACAGCAACAGCAGTCCAGCCGGATCGACGGGCCGCTCGACCGGGGGCCGTCGTGCTGA
- a CDS encoding DedA family protein yields the protein MPELLTNVASPASAYLALFVLLVVDAFVPVVPTQVIMITGGALTIYGNLNLPLTIAVGALGVFCGDTACYLLGRVGAGRLLNGWRLLRGRYGPATSDTRTATGPGGSRPAGLLTEPDESAPDGTGGSRSRQAATRFTRALRQPGPLVILLCRFVPGGRMIACFNAGRVRYPYRRFLAYDALAALGWAAYGALVGHLGGAALTDSVWRLATVAVLAAAGFAAAGWALTLTNGRAAGKLPTPEPALAASGITATRAASADGPPR from the coding sequence GTGCCCGAGCTACTCACCAACGTCGCGTCACCCGCGTCGGCGTACCTGGCGCTCTTCGTCCTCCTGGTCGTGGACGCCTTCGTGCCGGTGGTGCCGACCCAGGTCATCATGATCACCGGCGGGGCGCTGACCATCTACGGCAACCTGAACCTGCCGCTCACCATCGCCGTCGGCGCGCTCGGGGTGTTCTGCGGGGACACCGCCTGCTACCTGCTCGGCCGGGTCGGGGCGGGACGACTGCTCAACGGCTGGCGCCTGCTGCGCGGCCGGTACGGGCCGGCGACAAGCGACACCCGGACAGCCACCGGGCCCGGCGGGAGTCGACCTGCCGGGCTCCTCACGGAGCCGGACGAGAGCGCCCCGGACGGCACCGGCGGCTCCCGCTCCCGCCAGGCCGCCACTCGGTTCACCCGGGCACTGCGGCAACCCGGACCGCTGGTCATCCTGCTCTGCCGCTTCGTCCCCGGGGGACGGATGATCGCCTGCTTCAACGCGGGTCGGGTTCGCTACCCGTACCGGCGCTTCCTCGCGTACGACGCCCTGGCGGCGCTCGGCTGGGCCGCGTACGGCGCACTGGTCGGCCACCTCGGCGGCGCCGCGCTGACCGACTCGGTGTGGCGACTCGCCACGGTGGCGGTACTCGCCGCCGCCGGCTTCGCCGCCGCCGGTTGGGCGTTGACCCTGACCAACGGACGGGCCGCCGGGAAGCTGCCAACGCCGGAACCGGCGCTGGCAGCTTCCGGGATCACTGCAACTCGTGCAGCATCAGCTGACGGGCCGCCTCGGTGA